The Akkermansia sp. N21116 genome includes a region encoding these proteins:
- a CDS encoding sugar porter family MFS transporter, producing MKLYLLLISLVSAMGGLLFGYDWVVIGGAKPFYEVYFGISDSPAMQGWVMGSAIIGCIMGVMVAGVLADKYGRKPLMIISAIIFIISAIGTGWVDSIFWFIIYRLVGGVAIGIVSNLSPMYIAEISPANKRGMYVSINQLTIVLGILAAQLTNWGIAEPVQDGVNILDTWNGQMGWRWMFWAENVPALLFFLFLFLIPESPRWLAMKGFAGKAECVLARVVGEENARKELIQIVQGSEEEKKSSSREGLSRLTQGNMPRLVMIGVVIAAFQQWCGINVIFNYAHEVFASAGYKVSDILFNIVITGVTNVVFTFVGMYTVDKLGRRTLMSLGSISLACIYGMMGLCYYYSVSGWPLLLLVMVAIAAYAMTLAPVTWVVISEIFPNRIRGLAMGISTFSLWVSCFLLTWTFPIFNASMGAAGTFGLYGVICVAGFLFIRKYLPETKRKSLEEIERELAK from the coding sequence ATGAAACTTTACCTTCTTCTCATTTCCCTGGTATCGGCCATGGGTGGTTTGCTGTTCGGTTACGACTGGGTCGTGATCGGCGGGGCAAAACCCTTCTATGAGGTGTACTTTGGCATTTCGGATTCTCCAGCCATGCAGGGCTGGGTGATGGGTAGTGCCATTATTGGGTGCATTATGGGAGTGATGGTGGCGGGAGTTCTGGCGGACAAGTATGGGCGCAAGCCTTTGATGATTATTTCTGCCATCATCTTCATCATTTCCGCTATCGGAACGGGTTGGGTGGATTCGATCTTCTGGTTTATCATTTACCGTTTGGTGGGTGGGGTTGCCATTGGCATCGTGTCCAACCTTTCTCCGATGTACATTGCGGAGATTTCCCCGGCTAACAAGCGTGGAATGTACGTCTCGATCAACCAGTTGACGATTGTGCTGGGCATTCTTGCCGCACAATTGACCAACTGGGGCATTGCCGAGCCAGTGCAGGATGGAGTCAATATCCTCGATACGTGGAACGGCCAGATGGGATGGCGATGGATGTTCTGGGCGGAGAACGTTCCGGCGTTGCTCTTTTTCCTCTTCCTCTTCCTGATCCCCGAAAGTCCGCGCTGGCTGGCGATGAAGGGCTTTGCAGGCAAGGCGGAATGTGTGCTGGCACGTGTTGTCGGCGAGGAAAATGCGCGCAAGGAACTGATTCAGATTGTCCAGGGTAGTGAGGAAGAGAAGAAGAGTTCGTCCCGCGAAGGTCTCTCCCGGCTTACTCAGGGCAATATGCCCCGTCTCGTGATGATCGGGGTGGTGATTGCCGCCTTCCAGCAATGGTGCGGGATCAATGTGATCTTCAACTACGCCCACGAGGTGTTTGCTTCGGCGGGTTATAAAGTGTCCGATATTCTGTTCAACATCGTCATTACGGGGGTGACCAATGTGGTATTCACTTTTGTGGGCATGTACACGGTGGACAAACTGGGGCGCCGGACTTTGATGAGTCTGGGTTCCATCTCTTTGGCCTGCATCTATGGGATGATGGGGCTGTGCTATTACTATTCGGTTTCCGGCTGGCCTCTTCTGCTCCTGGTAATGGTGGCGATTGCCGCCTATGCCATGACGCTGGCACCGGTGACCTGGGTGGTGATTTCCGAGATCTTCCCGAACAGGATTCGCGGGCTTGCCATGGGGATTTCTACTTTTTCCCTGTGGGTGTCATGTTTCCTGCTGACCTGGACTTTCCCCATCTTCAATGCCTCGATGGGTGCAGCAGGCACCTTTGGCCTGTATGGAGTCATTTGCGTGGCTGGCTTCCTCTTCATCAGGAAGTACCTTCCGGAGACCAAACGGAAGTCTCTGGAGGAGATTGAGCGTGAGCTTGCCAAATAA
- a CDS encoding sugar-binding domain-containing protein, producing the protein MGLAPVMAEETIDLSGTWQFQLDMMGFGKTPGSELYKKDLNDTILLPGTTDQAGKGGANPARHVDRLTRKFEFMGPAWYRKSVVIPESWAGKEIVLHLERCHWETSVYVDGNPVAVDERLSTPNRFVLTKQLTPGEHEITICVDNRLKYPMDQWNHGTTEYTQTNWNGIVGEMELIADDRIRVDKLKTMPQLASTSVRVEAVVSNPDAGQAKGELMFSVREKGGKLVATQKVPVVLDKAGATVSAEIPMGADVKLWDEFTPNLYELTADLSVGDVKNSKSAVFGMREVTQGKHHVQVNGRNVHLRGALDCAVFPLTGYPSTNPADWKKIFETVKSYGMNHIRFHSWCPPKAAFQAADEVGIYLQAELPMWIKDVGKYPARRDFFEKEMYAILDEYGNHPSFILMCNGNENQGDFNVLEDLVKKAQAYDTRRLYSASTARTHVKSDQFYVSHVTGKGGITVYEGNPSTMWDKRKESDIDVPVIAHESGQRCMYPNFDEMKKYTGVLAPRNFEVFRERLDANGMLAQADEFFKATGAHTVLQYKEVNESLLRTPNSGGFQLLGLADFPGQGCAFVGLLDAFWESKGLVEPAKYRESCAPTVLLCRIPQRVYGSGETLDAQFEVYHYGNKPLPKGDLKWSLETQSGDVVINGVLPMKEIPCSTVEGIGSVKIPLKDVTKPSKLTLKLASADGLKNSWDIWVYPEAGTPAPTEGYTIAREWNENVRRDLNEGKNVLFIPRDAKGRKTHFASHFWNPIMFRWNPMIVGTLIDKNSKAFGNFPTDEYADWQWWDILNSSQAVDLTALRQLKPVIQSVDTYEFNRKLGIAFEAAVGKGKLFVLCMDVDKNMEKRPASRQLLRSIANYVGGQEFAPGTKVSLPELDMIFGDSSVAPKAVDQGNDEAIKQLLNQ; encoded by the coding sequence ATGGGGCTAGCTCCGGTCATGGCCGAAGAAACGATCGACTTGTCCGGTACCTGGCAGTTCCAGTTGGACATGATGGGCTTTGGCAAGACACCCGGCTCCGAGTTATATAAGAAGGATCTGAACGACACCATTCTGCTTCCCGGTACGACGGATCAGGCGGGGAAGGGGGGGGCCAATCCGGCTCGTCATGTGGATCGCCTGACGCGAAAGTTCGAGTTTATGGGGCCGGCCTGGTATCGCAAGAGTGTCGTTATCCCGGAATCCTGGGCAGGCAAGGAGATTGTGCTGCATCTGGAACGTTGCCATTGGGAGACATCTGTGTATGTCGATGGCAATCCGGTTGCCGTAGATGAGCGTTTGAGCACGCCGAATCGTTTTGTTTTGACGAAGCAACTCACGCCCGGCGAACATGAAATTACTATTTGCGTGGACAACCGCCTCAAGTACCCTATGGACCAGTGGAACCACGGGACGACGGAGTACACGCAGACGAACTGGAATGGTATTGTCGGGGAGATGGAGTTGATTGCGGATGACCGCATCCGTGTGGACAAGCTCAAGACTATGCCCCAGCTTGCCAGCACGAGTGTGCGTGTGGAAGCAGTGGTTTCCAATCCCGATGCCGGACAGGCGAAGGGTGAACTTATGTTCTCCGTTCGTGAAAAAGGCGGCAAGCTTGTTGCCACGCAGAAGGTGCCCGTGGTGCTGGATAAGGCGGGGGCAACGGTTTCAGCCGAGATTCCGATGGGAGCTGATGTGAAGCTGTGGGATGAGTTCACTCCCAATTTGTATGAATTGACTGCTGATTTGTCCGTGGGAGATGTGAAGAATTCGAAGTCTGCCGTGTTCGGGATGCGCGAAGTGACTCAGGGCAAACACCATGTTCAGGTGAATGGACGCAATGTCCATTTGCGTGGAGCTCTCGATTGTGCGGTGTTCCCGCTGACTGGGTATCCATCGACGAATCCGGCGGACTGGAAGAAGATTTTTGAAACGGTCAAGTCGTATGGGATGAACCATATCCGCTTCCATTCCTGGTGTCCGCCGAAGGCTGCCTTCCAGGCCGCGGACGAAGTGGGGATTTATTTGCAGGCGGAACTTCCCATGTGGATCAAGGATGTGGGGAAATACCCGGCGCGCCGCGATTTCTTCGAGAAGGAAATGTACGCGATCCTCGATGAATACGGCAACCATCCTTCATTTATCCTGATGTGCAATGGCAATGAAAATCAGGGTGATTTCAATGTGCTGGAGGATCTTGTCAAGAAGGCGCAGGCTTACGATACCCGGCGTCTGTATTCTGCTTCGACAGCGCGTACCCATGTCAAGTCCGACCAGTTCTATGTGTCACACGTTACCGGCAAGGGAGGGATTACCGTGTACGAAGGCAATCCTTCGACAATGTGGGACAAGCGGAAGGAATCCGATATTGACGTACCTGTCATTGCCCACGAGTCCGGGCAAAGATGCATGTATCCCAACTTTGATGAAATGAAGAAGTATACGGGAGTGCTTGCTCCGCGTAACTTCGAGGTGTTCCGTGAACGACTGGATGCCAATGGCATGTTGGCACAGGCTGACGAGTTTTTCAAGGCGACGGGGGCGCATACTGTCCTTCAGTATAAGGAAGTGAATGAATCCCTCCTCCGTACGCCGAATTCAGGCGGATTCCAGTTGCTGGGGTTGGCGGACTTTCCGGGGCAGGGATGTGCCTTCGTCGGCCTTCTCGATGCCTTCTGGGAGAGCAAGGGCTTGGTGGAACCTGCCAAATACCGTGAGTCCTGTGCTCCGACGGTTCTTCTTTGCCGCATCCCCCAACGCGTTTACGGCAGTGGAGAAACACTCGATGCGCAGTTTGAGGTCTATCACTACGGCAACAAGCCGCTTCCAAAGGGTGATCTCAAGTGGTCTCTGGAGACTCAGTCCGGTGATGTCGTGATCAATGGCGTGCTGCCGATGAAGGAGATTCCATGCAGTACGGTTGAGGGAATTGGCTCTGTCAAAATCCCGCTGAAGGACGTCACGAAACCGTCCAAACTGACGCTCAAGCTGGCGAGTGCCGATGGACTGAAGAATTCCTGGGATATCTGGGTGTACCCCGAAGCGGGGACTCCGGCTCCGACGGAAGGCTATACCATTGCCCGCGAGTGGAATGAAAATGTCCGTCGCGATTTGAATGAGGGCAAAAATGTTCTCTTTATTCCCCGCGATGCGAAGGGCAGGAAGACGCATTTTGCCAGTCATTTCTGGAACCCGATCATGTTCCGCTGGAATCCGATGATTGTAGGTACCTTGATTGATAAAAACAGCAAGGCTTTTGGCAACTTCCCGACGGATGAATATGCCGACTGGCAGTGGTGGGACATTCTCAACTCGTCCCAGGCGGTGGATCTGACGGCACTGCGCCAGTTGAAGCCCGTGATTCAGAGTGTTGATACCTATGAATTCAACAGGAAGCTGGGCATCGCCTTCGAAGCAGCCGTGGGCAAGGGCAAGTTGTTTGTTCTCTGCATGGATGTGGATAAGAATATGGAGAAGCGTCCGGCATCCCGCCAGTTGCTCCGATCAATTGCCAACTATGTCGGCGGTCAGGAATTTGCTCCCGGAACCAAGGTGAGCCTTCCCGAGCTGGACATGATTTTCGGTGATTCATCCGTGGCTCCCAAAGCTGTTGACCAGGGCAATGACGAGGCCATTAAGCAACTTCTGAATCAATAA
- a CDS encoding LacI family DNA-binding transcriptional regulator yields the protein MNRDKVTLHDIAKAAGVSQMTVSRAIRGAPGVGKQLQRSITKLALSMGYVPNRSLHELGRHGSSMTVGVILPYLGNTIFAEILENIEAVLSSYGYRILLCCTFNNLIKEFHDVSCLLERQVNGIIWAPLHLEDSIPAATIIKKQHCPLVFVDRKIPQWKSDSVLADDFDGSLALTRHLLEMGHTRIAYVGAKQDSYVEWKRKRGFLEGMQERNLSVPDEWIIRGDSDIAGGKKAASQLLKCRPKPDAVLCFNDSLSIGVEMGLLEHGINIPQQIALAGFSGTLEMETARVPITGVFQDAVALGKTSAEFLLKRMINTKVKLAHEEKILPTKLVARESTIGSQKKEKPASY from the coding sequence ATGAATCGAGACAAAGTAACTCTTCACGACATCGCCAAGGCCGCTGGCGTCTCCCAAATGACTGTATCCCGAGCCATCAGGGGAGCTCCCGGAGTCGGCAAACAATTGCAACGCTCAATCACCAAACTGGCTTTGTCCATGGGATATGTACCCAACCGCAGCCTTCATGAACTCGGCAGGCACGGTTCCTCCATGACTGTCGGAGTCATCCTCCCCTATCTGGGCAACACCATCTTTGCCGAAATTCTGGAAAACATCGAAGCCGTCCTATCCTCATACGGTTACCGTATTCTTCTCTGCTGTACTTTCAACAATCTCATCAAGGAATTTCACGATGTATCCTGCCTGCTCGAACGGCAAGTCAACGGCATTATCTGGGCACCCCTCCATCTGGAAGACAGCATACCCGCTGCCACCATCATCAAAAAACAGCACTGCCCCCTCGTGTTCGTCGACAGGAAAATCCCTCAATGGAAGTCAGACTCCGTCCTGGCGGACGACTTCGACGGTTCCCTGGCTCTGACCAGGCATCTGTTGGAAATGGGACACACCCGTATTGCTTACGTTGGAGCCAAGCAAGACTCTTACGTCGAATGGAAAAGAAAACGGGGATTCCTGGAGGGAATGCAGGAACGCAACCTGTCCGTACCCGACGAATGGATCATCAGGGGAGACTCCGACATCGCCGGAGGAAAAAAGGCGGCAAGCCAACTTTTGAAATGCAGGCCAAAGCCCGATGCCGTCCTCTGTTTCAACGACTCCCTGTCCATCGGGGTCGAAATGGGCCTCCTGGAACACGGTATCAACATACCGCAGCAAATAGCCCTGGCTGGTTTTTCCGGTACTTTGGAAATGGAAACGGCACGAGTCCCAATCACGGGAGTCTTTCAGGACGCCGTCGCCCTTGGCAAAACCTCGGCAGAATTCCTTTTGAAGCGTATGATCAATACCAAAGTCAAACTTGCCCACGAAGAAAAAATCCTGCCCACAAAACTCGTTGCCAGGGAGTCTACTATCGGATCCCAGAAAAAGGAAAAGCCCGCAAGTTATTGA
- a CDS encoding putative peptidoglycan-binding domain-containing protein has translation MPAAIHDGQQAIASGIGKLSKGMLDGLDAIEKMRKEERDAARKGTILGAQNNYDAFMAKLDAEYNNRQDTDKWEEDYINRSNRYIDSILKNVPQEDRYDVELVLRNRQGDGHVRVIDKASGTARNLYDQSWTSAYKYAIESQNYDEAKRLVSERTDFTPEQKEFSNRSIKLTQDKDFYRNMTVDNPTRLYDLLNDGKLNDLFTPLEQENLRQKIRSGRDDVLRDGFYKSFVMEKASSSKKGEDTEPEYTGLFTEQEARWYRYKKAGRLNEVIDEINRAAAVEARAFNPNWNDIDMAVRKQQYIKRYEMLGLEKEFLNSQWSAAETERKNLKSKTIDTERILDRIQNTGLLIDKKEYDKAISTYVKDGKVDESLWEIDIKHPVNSGEMRKRFGQIAGIKDNLSARQARIAYENWKRKEISDNLRGRISEEFNAWRSTQEGIDASPVRQQEAMFSIARRLTGNQDLGLDNDAKNLDDAALQMEQLQENKFLQWVNSNKATIPASDVFGSMEKPQAVTLGFDAKQKDLPEGILLPKSMMEGFDKENGVVEATFDNKHYRRFRVVGTCEGDTPKMSYAIARKGYYDLRNTYQVNMSIRNGNTDALMKEQELKKKVKSTSSLIIGNEARRDKNGNLTVYKLPAGDGGGTHEIAGINNGSHPQEFSKLKEMLDSGKYQEAEDEAQRYIASYTKPVGDVLQSAGVQSSGIDYFLRDMYFNGGEYGVARVVHRALGIPDSRKFGQGTIQAIKEYLSSHSEGDLLNALRDSREGLYRSIAANNPEKRKFLQGWINRNNNAYGQASNMA, from the coding sequence ATGCCTGCGGCTATCCACGACGGGCAGCAGGCAATTGCATCAGGAATCGGCAAGTTGTCAAAGGGCATGCTGGATGGCCTTGATGCAATCGAGAAGATGCGGAAAGAGGAACGCGATGCCGCCCGCAAGGGTACGATTCTTGGCGCACAGAACAACTATGACGCCTTCATGGCGAAGCTGGATGCCGAGTACAACAATCGCCAGGATACGGACAAATGGGAGGAAGACTATATCAATAGATCAAACCGGTATATTGATTCCATACTGAAGAATGTTCCGCAGGAAGACAGGTATGACGTCGAGCTTGTTTTGCGCAACCGTCAGGGAGACGGACATGTTCGGGTGATTGACAAGGCGTCGGGAACCGCACGGAATCTTTATGATCAAAGTTGGACATCCGCTTACAAGTACGCCATCGAATCGCAGAACTACGATGAGGCCAAACGTCTTGTAAGCGAGAGGACAGACTTCACTCCTGAGCAAAAGGAATTTTCAAACAGGAGTATCAAGCTGACTCAAGATAAGGATTTCTATCGCAACATGACAGTCGATAATCCAACGCGTCTTTATGATCTACTAAACGATGGGAAATTGAATGACTTATTTACTCCTCTTGAACAGGAGAACCTGAGACAAAAAATCCGAAGCGGAAGAGATGACGTTTTACGGGATGGCTTCTACAAATCATTTGTAATGGAAAAAGCTTCTTCTTCCAAAAAGGGAGAAGACACTGAACCAGAATATACCGGACTTTTTACAGAACAGGAAGCTCGTTGGTATCGTTACAAGAAAGCAGGGAGGCTAAATGAGGTTATCGATGAGATCAACCGTGCTGCCGCCGTGGAAGCCAGGGCGTTTAATCCGAATTGGAACGATATCGATATGGCTGTTCGGAAGCAGCAGTATATCAAACGTTACGAAATGCTAGGGCTTGAGAAGGAATTCCTGAATAGCCAGTGGTCAGCAGCGGAAACAGAGCGGAAGAATCTGAAAAGCAAGACAATCGACACAGAACGCATCTTGGATAGAATTCAGAATACGGGACTGCTGATTGATAAAAAAGAATATGACAAGGCTATTTCTACATATGTTAAAGATGGCAAGGTTGATGAATCCTTGTGGGAAATAGACATAAAACATCCTGTTAATTCAGGAGAAATGAGGAAGAGATTCGGGCAAATCGCCGGAATAAAAGACAATCTCTCTGCGAGACAAGCAAGAATTGCTTATGAAAATTGGAAAAGAAAGGAAATATCCGACAATCTTCGTGGAAGAATTTCTGAAGAATTCAATGCTTGGAGATCCACGCAAGAAGGGATTGATGCGTCTCCTGTCCGGCAACAAGAAGCCATGTTCTCTATTGCAAGACGGCTAACAGGCAATCAAGATCTTGGGTTGGATAATGATGCTAAGAATCTTGACGATGCCGCTCTCCAAATGGAACAACTTCAAGAAAACAAGTTTCTTCAGTGGGTTAATTCCAATAAAGCAACCATTCCGGCAAGTGATGTTTTCGGATCGATGGAGAAACCACAGGCGGTTACTCTTGGGTTTGATGCAAAACAGAAAGATTTGCCGGAAGGAATCCTTCTTCCCAAGTCTATGATGGAAGGATTCGACAAGGAAAACGGAGTTGTGGAAGCAACGTTTGACAATAAACATTATCGTCGATTCCGTGTTGTTGGGACATGTGAAGGAGATACTCCTAAGATGTCTTATGCAATCGCCAGAAAAGGATATTACGATCTACGTAATACATACCAGGTCAATATGTCGATACGTAACGGCAATACAGACGCTTTGATGAAAGAGCAGGAATTGAAAAAGAAAGTGAAGTCTACTTCGTCTCTTATTATTGGCAATGAAGCTCGCAGAGATAAGAATGGAAATCTTACGGTCTACAAGCTTCCGGCTGGTGACGGTGGAGGTACTCATGAAATTGCTGGGATCAACAATGGGAGCCACCCCCAGGAGTTTTCCAAGTTAAAGGAAATGCTGGATTCCGGGAAATATCAGGAGGCCGAAGATGAAGCGCAACGGTATATTGCATCATATACAAAACCAGTTGGAGATGTTCTTCAATCTGCCGGTGTCCAATCGTCTGGCATCGATTACTTCCTCCGTGACATGTATTTCAATGGAGGCGAATACGGAGTTGCAAGAGTTGTTCATCGCGCGCTTGGCATTCCTGATTCACGGAAGTTTGGTCAAGGGACAATTCAAGCTATCAAGGAATACCTTTCATCTCATTCTGAAGGAGATCTTCTCAATGCCCTTAGAGACTCAAGAGAAGGATTATATAGATCCATTGCGGCTAATAATCCAGAGAAACGCAAGTTCCTTCAAGGATGGATTAATCGAAACAATAATGCCTATGGCCAGGCAAGCAACATGGCGTAA
- a CDS encoding DUF5107 domain-containing protein: protein MEPITAYLIQSTVSTPGEVRAWEETIMLPTYQAGEEEKAPVFLEKRVYQGSSGSVYPYPVIESISDTKIDKAYRAFFLENEYVKIMILPELGGRVHMAYDKVKQRHFVYYNQVVKPALVGLTGPWISGGIEFNWPQHHRPSTFLPTEALVEKNADGSVTVWCNEVERMFRTKARQGFTLHPGRSYLEICVDVYNRTPFPQTFLWWANPAVVVNKYYQSVFPPDVHAVFDHGKRDVSSFPIATGTYYKQDYSAGVDISRYENIPVPTSYMAVKSKYDFVGGYQTDDEAGVLHVASHHVSPGKKQWTWGCGDFGKAWDRNLTDEDGPYIELMTGVYTDNQPDFSWLQPYEEKSWKQYFIPYSAVGYVKNATTEAIVNLEVRDGQARVIVYTTGRYSDLQLILEDAEGNVLATEIFDSSPEQTCDRTLPVGSIEEKDICLKLMAADGREILSYQPEPAEIHPVPDPAQAAKRPAEIASMEQLFLTGHHLEQYRHATYLPQDYYMEALKREPGDIRCNNAMGLLYLRKGRFDLAEGHFRKAIDTATQRNPNPYDGEPYYNLGWSLLMQDRCDEAYDAFYKATWNAAWQDPAYLAVARIDCRRANAPDGRNVRCWNNALEEVERSLIRNYHNHQARQLKCSILRKMGRIEEVMKWAKDSLKIDGFNLGCLFELYLSTGDVDTLSELQGLMRGNAHSYMEYACDYAAAGLYAEAEELLSMAIPESGEVYPMVYYMLGWLAARQGREADARAYCSKGEAMDPGRCFPNRIEEVLILKEAMRLNPSDARAPYYLGNFWYAMWQYDLARECWELSIELDAAFPTVLRNLALAYYNKYDLKAEAIALLEKAYSLDDQDSRILMELDQLYKKTGMSPDKRLNFLQQHRDVVDGRDDLVVELVTLLNLQGHHEEALDVISRRHFHPWEGGEGKITGQYVVAHVALAKAALNAGQAELALEHLNATDVYPENLGEGKLANAEENDINYYKGLALRALGYDEEASRFLMLATTGSNEPQQAFFYNDPQPDKIFYQGLAWRALGHEDKARGCFNKLVAYGEKHLYDECSIDYFAVSLPDLAIWEDDINCRNRIHCYYVMGLGYLGLEKQTETATCFDEVLSLSPSHQGVLIHRKILMN from the coding sequence ATGGAACCCATTACTGCTTATTTGATTCAATCCACAGTATCCACCCCGGGCGAGGTCCGGGCATGGGAAGAAACAATCATGTTGCCGACCTACCAGGCCGGGGAGGAAGAGAAAGCTCCTGTCTTTCTGGAAAAACGCGTTTATCAGGGGAGTTCCGGTTCCGTGTATCCCTATCCGGTTATCGAAAGTATTTCAGACACGAAAATAGATAAGGCTTATCGGGCTTTTTTCCTGGAGAATGAGTATGTGAAGATCATGATTCTGCCGGAATTGGGCGGACGCGTGCACATGGCATACGACAAGGTGAAACAACGCCACTTTGTATATTACAACCAAGTGGTCAAACCGGCTCTGGTCGGGCTTACCGGGCCATGGATTTCCGGCGGTATTGAATTCAACTGGCCCCAGCATCACCGTCCCAGCACCTTTTTGCCGACGGAAGCCCTGGTGGAGAAAAACGCGGACGGCAGTGTCACCGTGTGGTGCAATGAAGTGGAGCGCATGTTCCGGACGAAGGCCAGGCAGGGCTTCACCCTGCATCCCGGCCGTTCGTATCTGGAAATTTGCGTCGATGTGTACAACCGCACTCCCTTCCCCCAGACGTTCCTGTGGTGGGCAAACCCCGCCGTGGTGGTGAATAAGTATTACCAATCTGTGTTTCCGCCGGATGTCCATGCGGTGTTTGATCACGGGAAGCGCGATGTGTCTTCCTTCCCGATTGCGACGGGAACCTATTACAAGCAGGATTATTCTGCAGGCGTTGATATTTCCCGGTATGAGAATATCCCTGTGCCGACTTCGTACATGGCTGTCAAATCCAAATACGATTTCGTCGGGGGCTACCAGACGGATGATGAGGCGGGTGTACTCCATGTTGCCAGCCATCATGTTTCCCCCGGCAAGAAGCAATGGACATGGGGATGTGGGGATTTCGGGAAGGCCTGGGATCGCAACCTCACCGATGAAGATGGCCCGTATATTGAGTTGATGACGGGTGTTTACACCGATAACCAGCCGGACTTCTCGTGGCTGCAACCCTACGAAGAGAAGTCGTGGAAGCAGTACTTCATCCCGTATTCCGCTGTTGGTTATGTCAAGAACGCAACGACCGAGGCGATCGTCAATCTCGAAGTTCGGGACGGTCAGGCGCGTGTGATTGTCTATACGACGGGACGGTATAGCGATTTACAGTTGATTTTGGAAGATGCGGAAGGGAATGTTCTTGCCACCGAGATTTTCGATTCTTCGCCGGAACAGACTTGCGACAGGACACTTCCGGTGGGAAGTATCGAGGAAAAGGATATTTGCCTGAAATTGATGGCGGCCGATGGCCGGGAAATCCTGAGCTATCAGCCGGAACCAGCGGAAATCCACCCGGTGCCGGATCCCGCTCAGGCGGCAAAACGTCCGGCGGAGATTGCATCCATGGAACAACTTTTCCTGACGGGGCACCACCTGGAACAATACCGCCATGCCACCTATCTTCCGCAGGATTATTACATGGAAGCCCTCAAGCGCGAGCCGGGGGACATCCGTTGCAATAACGCCATGGGACTGCTCTATCTGCGCAAAGGACGCTTTGATCTGGCGGAAGGCCACTTCCGCAAGGCTATCGACACGGCGACGCAGCGGAATCCCAATCCCTACGATGGCGAACCATACTACAATCTTGGCTGGAGCCTCCTGATGCAGGATCGCTGTGACGAGGCGTACGATGCCTTTTACAAGGCTACCTGGAATGCCGCCTGGCAGGATCCCGCCTACCTGGCAGTGGCTCGTATCGATTGCCGTCGTGCCAATGCTCCGGATGGTCGCAATGTCCGGTGCTGGAACAATGCGCTGGAAGAAGTCGAACGTTCCTTGATTCGCAACTACCACAACCATCAGGCCCGGCAATTAAAGTGTTCCATCCTTCGCAAGATGGGCAGGATTGAGGAGGTGATGAAGTGGGCGAAAGATTCCCTCAAAATAGATGGCTTCAATCTGGGGTGCCTGTTCGAGCTGTACCTTTCGACCGGTGATGTTGACACATTGTCTGAATTGCAGGGACTCATGCGCGGTAACGCCCATTCCTACATGGAATATGCCTGCGATTATGCAGCTGCGGGCTTGTATGCCGAGGCGGAAGAACTGCTCTCGATGGCGATTCCGGAATCGGGCGAGGTGTACCCCATGGTGTACTACATGCTGGGCTGGCTGGCCGCCCGACAGGGGCGCGAAGCTGATGCGCGTGCCTATTGCTCCAAGGGTGAAGCAATGGACCCCGGCAGGTGTTTCCCCAACAGGATCGAGGAAGTTCTCATTCTGAAGGAGGCCATGCGTCTGAATCCTTCGGATGCGCGGGCTCCCTACTATCTGGGCAACTTCTGGTATGCCATGTGGCAGTACGATCTCGCCCGCGAGTGCTGGGAACTTTCCATTGAGCTGGATGCCGCTTTCCCGACAGTCCTGCGCAATCTGGCTCTCGCCTATTACAATAAGTACGATCTCAAGGCTGAAGCCATTGCCCTGCTGGAAAAGGCCTACTCTTTGGATGATCAGGACTCGCGCATTTTGATGGAGCTGGATCAATTGTACAAAAAAACCGGCATGTCTCCCGACAAACGCCTGAACTTCCTGCAACAGCATCGTGACGTGGTGGATGGTCGAGACGATCTCGTAGTCGAGCTGGTTACCCTGCTCAACCTTCAGGGACACCATGAAGAAGCGTTGGATGTAATCTCCAGACGCCATTTCCATCCTTGGGAAGGCGGCGAAGGCAAGATCACCGGGCAATACGTCGTGGCTCACGTGGCCCTGGCCAAAGCCGCCCTGAACGCGGGGCAGGCGGAACTAGCCTTGGAACACTTGAATGCGACGGATGTTTATCCAGAGAATCTCGGAGAAGGGAAGCTCGCCAATGCCGAGGAAAATGACATCAACTATTACAAGGGGCTTGCTCTGCGTGCCTTGGGGTATGACGAGGAGGCTTCCCGCTTCCTGATGCTGGCCACAACGGGTTCTAACGAGCCTCAGCAGGCATTCTTCTACAACGATCCTCAGCCGGACAAGATCTTTTATCAGGGGCTTGCCTGGCGTGCCCTGGGGCATGAGGACAAGGCGCGCGGCTGTTTCAACAAGCTGGTGGCTTACGGGGAAAAGCATTTGTACGATGAGTGTAGCATTGATTACTTTGCCGTCTCTCTGCCGGATCTCGCCATCTGGGAGGATGATATCAATTGCCGCAACAGGATTCACTGTTACTACGTGATGGGCTTGGGCTATCTGGGCTTGGAAAAGCAGACTGAGACTGCAACTTGCTTCGATGAGGTACTTTCCCTGTCACCTTCCCATCAGGGTGTTCTGATTCACAGGAAAATTCTAATGAACTAG